Proteins from a genomic interval of Lysobacter stagni:
- the ubiU gene encoding ubiquinone anaerobic biosynthesis protein UbiU encodes MQLVCPAGNLPALRTAIDAGADAVYLGFRDQTNARAFPGLNFDDNEIRQGIAYAHARGRQVYLALNTYPDSARLAHWHRAVDQAAELGVDAIIAAEMGVLDYACRTHPKLARHLSVQGSATTAPALRYAFERFGIARAVLPRVLSVQQVERLCQNAPIPLEVFAFGSLCIMVEGRCQLSSYVTGASPNRHGVCSPARFVRWDEHDGGERSVRLNDVLIDRFQPEEPAAYPTVCKGRYGVGGEIFHALEEPTSLNTLELLPRLAQAGVAALKIEGRQRGAAYVDAVTRTWRAAIDRHRVAPEAWTAQPAWQNTLSAHAEGHQTTLGPYHRAWH; translated from the coding sequence ATGCAACTGGTGTGTCCCGCCGGCAATCTGCCGGCCCTGCGCACGGCCATCGACGCCGGTGCCGACGCGGTCTACCTCGGCTTCCGCGACCAGACGAACGCCCGCGCCTTCCCGGGCCTGAACTTCGACGACAACGAGATCCGCCAGGGCATCGCGTATGCGCATGCGCGCGGCCGCCAGGTGTACCTGGCACTGAACACCTATCCGGACAGCGCACGTCTCGCACACTGGCACCGCGCCGTCGATCAGGCGGCAGAGCTGGGGGTGGACGCCATCATCGCCGCCGAGATGGGCGTGCTGGACTACGCATGCCGCACGCATCCGAAGCTCGCGCGACACCTCTCCGTGCAGGGCTCGGCAACCACCGCGCCGGCACTGCGCTATGCGTTCGAACGCTTCGGCATCGCGCGGGCGGTATTGCCGCGTGTGCTGTCGGTGCAGCAGGTGGAGCGGTTGTGCCAGAACGCGCCGATTCCGCTGGAGGTGTTCGCCTTCGGCAGCCTGTGCATCATGGTCGAAGGGCGCTGCCAGCTGTCCAGCTACGTCACCGGTGCCTCGCCCAATCGCCATGGCGTGTGTTCGCCCGCGCGCTTCGTCCGTTGGGACGAACACGACGGCGGTGAGCGCAGCGTGCGATTGAACGATGTGCTGATCGACCGCTTCCAGCCCGAGGAACCGGCCGCCTACCCGACCGTGTGCAAGGGACGGTACGGCGTGGGCGGCGAGATCTTCCATGCGCTGGAAGAGCCCACCAGCCTCAACACGCTGGAACTGCTGCCACGCCTGGCACAGGCCGGCGTGGCGGCGCTGAAGATCGAAGGACGCCAGCGCGGCGCGGCGTACGTCGATGCCGTTACCCGAACCTGGCGTGCCGCCATCGACCGCCATCGCGTGGCGCCCGAGGCATGGACCGCGCAACCGGCCTGGCAGAACACGCTCTCCGCCCATGCGGAGGGACACCAGACCACCCTTGGCCCCTATCACCGCGCCTGGCACTGA